A section of the Vibrio vulnificus CMCP6 genome encodes:
- a CDS encoding DUF1566 domain-containing protein, whose translation MKTTFLISLAAVLSTPLYAQCLPEEGRFEKATIDYHGTNYWVINDNRTNLQWMMCPMGQQGEQCAGDAILEKRGNLVELIETFNQAESDAALTWRLPHTQELITITDQSCRYGTYPEFFKLSQTTEALEQLYQAVAPYKEKFDILYQRHQDNLVALEKKRQSNPEVDEKVVEWLESSHKLLNGEWSQETSDYVYKELVPWLKANAPEWVAATTSRNKFSNAFHWGDKELGLERLSNHYSDNYYPLNQLFATQAGYSVSFKNVPNLGTTSDNRLHVSYMYTLYTLGSLSDWTQYYVRLVRAIPQDNR comes from the coding sequence ATGAAAACGACTTTTCTCATCTCATTAGCAGCGGTACTCTCAACTCCGCTCTATGCGCAATGCCTTCCTGAAGAGGGGCGTTTTGAAAAAGCCACGATCGATTACCACGGCACAAACTATTGGGTGATCAACGACAACAGAACCAACCTTCAATGGATGATGTGTCCAATGGGTCAGCAAGGTGAACAGTGCGCAGGTGACGCTATTTTGGAAAAACGAGGGAATCTTGTCGAACTCATTGAAACCTTCAATCAAGCCGAGAGTGACGCTGCACTCACATGGCGACTGCCTCATACCCAAGAGCTGATTACCATTACCGATCAGAGCTGCCGCTATGGGACTTATCCTGAGTTCTTTAAGCTGTCACAAACGACCGAAGCACTGGAGCAGTTATATCAAGCGGTTGCTCCGTACAAAGAGAAGTTCGATATTCTCTACCAACGACACCAAGACAACCTGGTTGCACTGGAGAAAAAACGTCAGTCCAACCCGGAGGTAGACGAAAAGGTCGTTGAGTGGTTGGAAAGCAGCCATAAGCTTCTAAATGGTGAATGGTCACAAGAAACCTCAGATTACGTTTATAAAGAACTGGTTCCTTGGCTCAAAGCAAATGCGCCAGAGTGGGTTGCAGCCACAACAAGTCGCAACAAGTTTTCAAATGCGTTTCACTGGGGAGATAAAGAGTTGGGGCTGGAGAGACTGAGCAATCACTATAGCGACAACTACTACCCACTGAACCAACTTTTTGCCACTCAAGCAGGGTACAGCGTCTCGTTCAAAAACGTGCCGAATCTAGGCACAACAAGTGACAATCGCTTACATGTTTCATACATGTACACTTTATATACATTAGGAAGCCTATCGGACTGGACACAGTATTACGTGCGTTTGGTTAGAGCGATACCACAGGACAATCGTTAA
- a CDS encoding 3'-5' exonuclease has product MNHNRIVCFDLEMCCWNEDGVGRTGEIIEIGLAEIDLLKGEIVKRAQYYVKPEHDEVSLFCAELTGITPRKIEKQGRPLAEVIKSMIKNFGGSNKIYASWGRDDRILMQECQEKGIDAPFNEFINIATLYRIQHRLKDKRIGHRAAQEAKGIEWEGRQHSGYVDAYNLAKLALTMF; this is encoded by the coding sequence ATGAACCATAACCGAATTGTTTGCTTTGATTTAGAAATGTGTTGCTGGAACGAAGATGGCGTTGGGCGCACGGGCGAAATCATTGAAATCGGTTTAGCAGAGATTGATTTGCTCAAAGGTGAAATCGTCAAGCGTGCTCAATACTATGTGAAGCCTGAGCATGATGAAGTGTCGCTATTTTGCGCTGAGTTGACAGGTATTACGCCACGTAAGATCGAAAAGCAGGGCAGGCCGTTGGCCGAAGTGATTAAATCGATGATCAAAAATTTCGGTGGCAGCAATAAAATCTACGCTTCTTGGGGGCGTGATGACCGAATCCTTATGCAAGAATGCCAAGAAAAAGGCATAGATGCGCCATTTAATGAGTTCATTAATATTGCGACGTTGTACCGAATTCAACATCGCTTGAAGGACAAGCGTATTGGCCATCGTGCCGCGCAAGAAGCCAAAGGCATTGAGTGGGAAGGGCGCCAGCATTCTGGTTACGTAGATGCTTATAACCTCGCTAAACTGGCATTAACCATGTTCTAA
- a CDS encoding TerB family tellurite resistance protein, with protein sequence MFNVLTSLFKELIEGSDLSKHKATNPNLAIASLLCEVAGADYQIDEREQAVKRQLLKRLLNLDDTQVEALLTQAQSGVAESASLYDFTSQLRKLSQEVRFDLIKGMWEVAHADGEIDPLEDAVIRKTAELLYVDHSDFIRAKLQVLDK encoded by the coding sequence ATGTTTAATGTATTAACTTCATTATTTAAGGAGCTTATTGAGGGTTCTGACCTCAGTAAGCACAAAGCGACCAACCCAAATTTGGCCATTGCGAGCCTACTTTGTGAAGTCGCCGGTGCCGATTACCAAATCGATGAGCGTGAGCAAGCCGTTAAAAGGCAGTTACTCAAACGCCTACTCAATCTCGACGATACCCAAGTAGAAGCGTTACTTACGCAAGCACAAAGTGGTGTCGCTGAATCAGCCTCTTTGTATGATTTCACCTCTCAGCTTAGAAAGTTGTCTCAAGAAGTCCGCTTTGATTTGATTAAAGGCATGTGGGAAGTCGCCCACGCAGATGGCGAGATTGATCCATTGGAAGACGCCGTCATTCGTAAAACCGCCGAACTGCTTTATGTCGACCACAGCGACTTTATACGCGCCAAACTGCAAGTGCTCGATAAGTAG
- a CDS encoding AAA family ATPase — METKRQSMMVFAKKGSQLTVIESAVDRIPQLDCQIHARSMSAAISHLAERHCGDILLLQVEREDLEQLPALAKVTPPGCQVILFGDEISLSEYRHLMQMGIADYLALPLDPTALHKSLLHLLGIHAQKGFQQGQVYLVSGTSGGVGTSTVAANLAVELAKHRSVALVDFNLNFTQHPILLGVDYQPSLDRLVHDVERVDAVLIKQFGQNIGHQLSLFYAEGQEELSVQQRINVVTKLKQQFAYVILDVPHYLIEKVEHLLVSADNLLLVHDFSLQAGRRADGILSKLDGYLHHVHLVGNQSRSKSHKPWSEKQLFEAWSITQFSELPFDSKAVQAAEHHGEPLVTRGGKLAKAIGKLKTRLAGMA, encoded by the coding sequence GTGGAAACTAAACGCCAATCTATGATGGTTTTTGCCAAAAAGGGCTCGCAACTGACGGTGATTGAATCGGCGGTTGATCGCATTCCTCAGCTTGACTGTCAAATTCACGCGCGAAGCATGAGCGCGGCGATCTCCCATTTGGCTGAGCGTCACTGCGGGGATATCTTGCTGCTGCAAGTTGAGCGAGAGGATTTGGAACAACTGCCTGCCTTGGCGAAGGTCACGCCTCCGGGGTGTCAGGTCATTCTGTTTGGCGATGAAATATCGCTCTCAGAATACCGTCATCTGATGCAGATGGGCATTGCGGATTACTTGGCTCTGCCACTTGACCCGACCGCGTTGCACAAAAGTTTATTGCATCTTTTGGGGATCCACGCGCAAAAGGGATTCCAGCAAGGACAGGTTTACCTTGTCAGTGGCACCAGTGGCGGGGTGGGTACCTCGACCGTTGCGGCCAATTTAGCGGTGGAGCTGGCTAAGCATCGCTCGGTAGCACTGGTGGACTTCAACCTGAATTTCACCCAACACCCTATTTTACTTGGGGTTGACTATCAACCATCGCTTGATCGTCTGGTTCATGATGTTGAGCGAGTTGACGCCGTTTTGATTAAGCAATTTGGCCAAAATATCGGACATCAATTGAGTCTGTTTTATGCAGAGGGGCAGGAGGAGTTATCGGTGCAGCAGCGAATCAATGTCGTCACGAAACTGAAGCAACAGTTCGCCTATGTGATTTTGGATGTGCCTCATTACTTGATTGAAAAAGTAGAGCATTTGTTGGTTTCCGCCGACAACCTTTTGCTAGTGCATGACTTCTCATTGCAGGCGGGTCGCCGAGCCGATGGCATTTTGTCAAAGCTGGATGGGTATTTGCACCATGTTCACCTCGTTGGTAATCAGAGCCGATCGAAATCGCACAAACCGTGGAGTGAGAAACAGTTGTTTGAGGCGTGGTCGATCACTCAATTCAGCGAATTGCCATTCGACAGTAAAGCGGTGCAGGCGGCAGAGCACCATGGCGAGCCATTGGTGACCCGAGGAGGCAAGCTTGCGAAGGCAATTGGCAAACTCAAAACACGCTTGGCGGGGATGGCGTAA
- a CDS encoding type II and III secretion system protein family protein, whose protein sequence is MKVAKQWWSVVVCCLLVPLAHAAKQIDLEVGQSRLIPLSKEMRSVYIVDSTVADVKTPSARSALVFGAKVGKTDLVIVGKEGEAIAHYRLNVKNSGLSQLERHLETLYPSHRITLQSVGDSIAVAGTVASPEMAADILSLVNNFAVGQVADKERLKEINADASRKSANPPEGPGGQSVLPLVINQLKITAAPQVNISIRMVEMAKSTSEELGIRWQSVNPNWMLGVSPGNQFATGIDLTDPDNLIKESAFMGIIDALASKSLVNVLAEPNLTAKSGEKAEFLVGGEFPFPSIDGESVGVEFKSFGVGLSVTPTVLSENRISLTVTPVVSALSRQNSIKINGVDVPGLDKRTATTTIELADGQSFALAGLLRTSEENSVDAIPFLGELPGVGALFRTNKNQQIERELVIIATASLVQPTGDIESIPTPLDHFRAPTRLERLLFGELEGHTDTPKLIGDYGYRY, encoded by the coding sequence ATGAAAGTGGCAAAACAGTGGTGGTCTGTTGTGGTGTGTTGCTTGCTGGTGCCTTTGGCGCACGCAGCCAAGCAGATCGATTTGGAGGTGGGGCAAAGCCGCCTGATTCCGTTATCGAAAGAGATGCGCAGTGTTTACATCGTTGATTCGACGGTCGCGGATGTCAAAACCCCTTCTGCGCGTAGCGCATTGGTGTTTGGTGCCAAAGTGGGCAAAACCGATTTGGTGATCGTTGGTAAAGAGGGTGAAGCGATCGCTCATTACCGACTGAATGTGAAAAACAGTGGTTTGAGCCAACTCGAACGCCATTTAGAAACCCTCTATCCGTCACATCGTATTACATTGCAATCGGTGGGCGATTCGATTGCCGTCGCAGGGACGGTGGCCAGCCCAGAAATGGCGGCGGATATTTTGAGTTTGGTGAACAATTTCGCCGTAGGGCAGGTTGCCGACAAAGAGCGTTTAAAAGAGATCAATGCCGATGCCAGCCGTAAGTCGGCAAACCCACCGGAAGGCCCAGGTGGTCAGTCGGTGCTTCCTTTGGTGATCAACCAGTTGAAAATCACCGCTGCGCCGCAGGTCAACATTTCTATTCGTATGGTGGAAATGGCAAAAAGCACCAGCGAAGAGTTGGGGATCCGCTGGCAATCAGTCAATCCGAACTGGATGCTGGGCGTTTCTCCCGGAAACCAATTTGCCACGGGAATTGATCTCACCGACCCAGATAACCTCATCAAAGAATCGGCGTTTATGGGCATTATCGATGCCTTGGCCTCGAAGAGCTTAGTCAATGTGCTGGCAGAACCGAATCTTACGGCAAAATCCGGCGAAAAAGCGGAGTTCTTGGTGGGGGGAGAATTTCCTTTCCCGAGCATTGATGGCGAATCTGTCGGCGTTGAATTTAAGAGTTTCGGTGTCGGTCTTTCGGTTACGCCAACGGTGTTATCTGAAAACCGCATTTCACTCACGGTCACTCCGGTAGTGAGCGCACTCAGCCGTCAAAATTCTATCAAAATCAATGGTGTTGATGTTCCTGGGTTAGATAAGCGAACCGCAACTACCACTATTGAACTGGCCGATGGACAGAGTTTTGCCTTGGCAGGGCTACTGAGAACGTCAGAAGAAAACTCGGTGGATGCCATTCCCTTTTTAGGCGAGTTGCCAGGCGTTGGTGCCCTGTTTCGAACCAATAAGAATCAGCAGATAGAGCGCGAATTGGTGATCATCGCCACGGCCAGTCTGGTGCAGCCAACGGGTGATATAGAGTCGATCCCGACACCACTTGACCATTTCCGTGCACCAACACGCTTAGAACGTTTGCTGTTTGGTGAACTTGAAGGTCACACAGACACGCCGAAACTCATCGGTGACTACGGCTATCGCTACTAA
- a CDS encoding Flp family type IVb pilin produces MMLKQFINDESGATAIEYGILAAGLAAGVLAIFGSDGVFISALKEKFLGIVNSLNPAGE; encoded by the coding sequence ATGATGCTGAAACAATTCATAAACGATGAAAGCGGCGCGACAGCGATTGAGTATGGAATCCTAGCGGCAGGCTTAGCGGCGGGCGTATTGGCCATTTTCGGTTCTGATGGGGTGTTTATTTCTGCACTCAAAGAGAAGTTTCTCGGCATTGTAAACAGCCTTAATCCGGCTGGTGAATAA
- a CDS encoding prepilin peptidase — protein MKPDIVVLIALLLLLAMVVLSDVLKRKIYNANLAVLVIVSTYYRHQLPDAMWLDATLYALLALLIGMLLWQRRLLGAGDVKLAVICVWMVFPNWGELILLSALGAGVLAIWQLARQRLAMSNTHQGTIPLGVSISASTVYLLF, from the coding sequence GTGAAGCCAGACATTGTCGTCCTCATCGCTTTGCTGCTACTGCTTGCGATGGTGGTGTTAAGTGACGTGCTAAAGCGAAAGATTTACAACGCTAATCTCGCCGTATTGGTCATCGTATCAACGTATTATCGCCATCAACTACCCGATGCAATGTGGTTGGATGCGACATTGTATGCACTGCTGGCGTTGTTGATTGGCATGCTGCTCTGGCAACGCAGGTTGCTTGGGGCAGGGGATGTGAAGCTAGCCGTGATATGTGTCTGGATGGTTTTCCCAAACTGGGGTGAGCTGATTTTACTGAGTGCGCTTGGCGCTGGGGTATTGGCGATATGGCAGTTAGCGCGTCAGCGTTTGGCCATGTCAAACACCCATCAAGGGACGATTCCGCTTGGTGTCTCCATTTCCGCGTCGACCGTTTACCTTCTTTTCTAA
- a CDS encoding MipA/OmpV family protein: protein MKNKWLALSLLVGLGGTQSALAAQEENWGIAAMYRTASIPFDTQGGDQTVSTFVPMMFFDNEYVFIRGIEGGAYLWQSEEQQLQFNALTRLRFIDIPKIAQNSIEGDKADFGGQLKYQIDDQWRFEVELMSDDSFRFHSNYRLAAKYDFGDWELEPSVTLRYKDADFNSTYYAFSDITKQNIGAGVDANIALKGRYHVISNLYLLGQTSITRLDNNAYNSDAVEDRYEGEFYVGFGFFNDKTKERKSNLKNKPYLRVAHGWGTPSNIGEIFKFEHEKDPYNNQLTSLFYGHPLTDELFGLPLDLYLHSGIAHHWSSEVQSSSTETVVSIKAYYTFNWPTQWRFGVAEGMSYIDNITYIEQSEMDRKGYTPSHLLNYLDFSFDVNVGDLVGKNDWKNVWFGYSLHHRSAIFEKASQFGRIKGGSNYNTIYLQFDF, encoded by the coding sequence ATGAAAAATAAATGGCTGGCTTTAAGCCTACTTGTTGGCTTAGGTGGGACACAAAGCGCTTTGGCTGCACAAGAGGAAAACTGGGGCATCGCCGCAATGTACCGCACAGCGTCGATTCCTTTTGATACGCAAGGAGGCGATCAAACCGTTAGTACCTTTGTACCGATGATGTTTTTTGACAATGAATATGTCTTTATTCGCGGCATCGAAGGGGGCGCGTATTTGTGGCAGTCAGAAGAGCAACAATTGCAATTTAATGCGCTGACGCGTCTACGTTTTATCGATATTCCCAAGATTGCACAAAACTCTATCGAAGGTGACAAAGCGGACTTCGGTGGACAATTGAAATATCAAATTGACGACCAGTGGCGTTTTGAAGTGGAACTGATGTCTGACGACAGTTTCCGTTTTCACTCCAACTACCGCTTGGCCGCCAAATATGACTTTGGCGACTGGGAGCTAGAGCCTTCAGTCACGCTGCGCTACAAAGACGCTGATTTCAACAGCACTTACTATGCGTTCTCTGATATCACCAAGCAGAACATTGGCGCGGGTGTGGACGCCAATATCGCGTTGAAAGGCCGTTACCACGTTATCTCCAATCTTTATTTGCTCGGCCAAACCAGCATCACACGTTTAGATAACAATGCTTACAACAGCGATGCGGTGGAAGATCGTTATGAGGGGGAGTTTTACGTTGGCTTTGGTTTCTTTAACGATAAAACCAAAGAACGAAAGTCTAACCTGAAAAACAAGCCATATCTGCGTGTGGCGCACGGTTGGGGAACGCCGTCGAACATTGGTGAGATATTCAAATTTGAACACGAAAAAGATCCTTACAATAACCAGCTAACGTCACTGTTCTATGGCCATCCGTTGACAGATGAGTTGTTCGGACTGCCGCTAGATCTTTACTTGCATTCGGGCATTGCGCACCACTGGAGTTCAGAAGTGCAAAGCTCAAGCACAGAGACCGTGGTCTCTATCAAAGCGTATTACACCTTTAACTGGCCGACACAATGGCGCTTTGGTGTGGCAGAAGGGATGTCTTATATCGACAACATCACTTATATCGAACAAAGTGAAATGGATCGCAAGGGTTATACTCCAAGCCATCTACTCAATTACCTCGACTTTTCGTTTGATGTGAATGTGGGTGACTTGGTGGGTAAGAACGATTGGAAGAACGTTTGGTTTGGCTATTCCTTGCATCATCGTTCTGCGATCTTTGAAAAAGCCTCTCAATTTGGCCGAATCAAAGGCGGCAGCAACTACAATACGATTTATCTGCAGTTCGATTTCTAA
- the cpaB gene encoding Flp pilus assembly protein CpaB, whose protein sequence is MSRWYMAVFAALSIALFLAGFVWLDTSQAQPPSQPLSTVEHKAKVLTTNRALAKGSFIERESLVWKEVSLAERESLGEVFLQPVFELDQIAGSVAVQFIPADSVLSPEMLLRPEQSDFLSALVKPGMRAISIELDPMAAGLGLLRPGNKVDVLLTSQSEIDQDANGTPIYNNMAVETVLQNIHLLAIGNQYSPHQKPEKSAKSYDPTSVTFEVSLQDAEKLVLASKLGELSLVLRGNNDQTEVANKPLKWAKDISGAYDLEQQPTQSVTVIRGNVKEGQ, encoded by the coding sequence ATGAGTCGTTGGTACATGGCTGTTTTTGCAGCTTTGTCTATTGCGTTATTTCTCGCAGGGTTTGTTTGGTTAGATACCTCACAGGCTCAACCACCATCACAACCCCTCTCAACGGTGGAGCACAAAGCAAAAGTGCTGACCACCAACCGTGCATTGGCGAAGGGCTCGTTTATTGAGCGTGAGAGCTTGGTATGGAAAGAGGTGTCGTTGGCTGAACGCGAGAGCTTAGGAGAGGTTTTTCTCCAACCTGTATTTGAACTGGATCAGATCGCCGGCAGTGTGGCGGTGCAGTTTATTCCGGCGGACAGCGTACTGTCACCAGAGATGTTGTTAAGGCCAGAGCAGTCGGATTTTCTCTCGGCTTTAGTTAAACCGGGCATGAGAGCAATTTCGATTGAGTTGGATCCGATGGCTGCGGGGCTTGGCTTACTTCGTCCGGGAAATAAAGTCGATGTCTTGCTAACAAGCCAGTCGGAAATTGACCAAGACGCCAATGGCACGCCGATATACAACAACATGGCCGTCGAAACGGTATTACAAAACATTCATTTGCTTGCGATTGGCAATCAATATTCTCCCCATCAAAAGCCGGAGAAAAGTGCCAAAAGTTACGATCCCACTTCAGTCACGTTCGAAGTGTCTCTGCAAGATGCGGAAAAGCTCGTGCTGGCGAGCAAGTTAGGTGAGTTGTCGCTCGTCTTGCGAGGTAACAACGATCAAACGGAAGTCGCGAACAAACCGCTGAAGTGGGCAAAAGATATCTCTGGGGCGTATGACCTCGAACAGCAACCAACCCAATCGGTCACAGTGATCCGCGGCAACGTGAAGGAAGGACAATAA
- a CDS encoding DUF1566 domain-containing protein, which yields MRLFAKSLVASTIAGLLTACGGGDGGGSATSPATPSTPTKVTLTGFVTESQPVKVTVDQTVKTEVRLLVGEEVVARSAIKIHAGERQPRYLLEVDPATLSEGLPMTIEAVSVISPREQEANARTAEKAQTEDQASSETREVLLYRNAIGTKLPLLAADKNNDKFITHDEWLPLTFSQTNSLFVALDPSGEQSALELMNEHGRERIMAIAALLHAIADPFDREEQIELTSLNLSTAAFIDALLKNENMAAATTEEETPWLDRVSDTYQAMAQTHQVALPDGWQKRIKDKWIEMHAVKQSNVLREVLDNSYPTRTLVLRGETVSGMKNPQISLQMGSYPNDPLANSHYDNPLKPKRPLLVPITPVGEEKSSTAIEGANRQFEFRVTLRDTAQGFETCQPTANGVYVYYDKNADLTKPSAHPTDNMQDLLTVIAFDPDSGVEMRSYLGAFCELARADIDKNQDGIVTAEEFPRLKVSFENNAHALLAERSGLMHHGGGQYAKPVKQTAIDELFAKHTPEMVQLMSSIVAMQMASAENQALPAIDNASDFFRTAAQLLDLDYNAQYRMYSKSNILPEPFQVIQLLKNIADVAHHMEDNEATINTLLTWSAQAFTHLSQFAADNQIAADLNTAINAGNSWLPAEPVNGLESICSTEFAEDQIRGIALRGRGDDWLTLEWLPQGTSGYTVYWDTKPFSQLSEATNQTKSATHRVTLNGLTPFTRYYFQIAHDGTPSAQFNVRVSDAGLTNPHLFDSDFSCDPMSGYARNSNIDGYQSLSFLKVDAQGERLSRQDLPYVATPHSCAVETKTGRTWAVPNSEMVEGDRIRHWYSIDNRYLHGDNLAVTDDQYNGFCVATNGEVYRQDKARHCTVNQLVQRANEAKLCGITDWRLPTYEETLNIMTLKGKPQLNFDDDFFPNIDGNMLWMKQENPDVKTLANLLFPTSWNARTQLEGKEVPHQVMLVSDGLKVNQE from the coding sequence ATGCGCTTATTTGCCAAGAGTTTGGTTGCCTCAACCATTGCGGGTCTATTGACCGCGTGTGGTGGTGGCGACGGTGGCGGCTCTGCGACCAGTCCAGCAACCCCTTCAACCCCAACTAAAGTAACGTTAACCGGCTTTGTCACGGAGTCTCAGCCAGTGAAAGTCACGGTCGATCAAACCGTCAAAACGGAAGTGAGGCTGCTGGTGGGTGAAGAGGTCGTGGCGCGTTCAGCGATCAAAATACACGCGGGAGAGCGTCAACCTCGCTATCTTTTAGAGGTGGATCCTGCCACTCTCAGCGAGGGCCTCCCGATGACGATTGAGGCAGTCAGCGTGATCTCCCCACGTGAACAAGAGGCCAACGCGCGCACTGCTGAAAAAGCACAAACGGAAGATCAAGCGTCATCAGAAACTCGCGAAGTGTTGCTTTATCGCAATGCCATTGGTACCAAGTTGCCGCTACTCGCCGCAGATAAAAACAACGATAAATTCATTACCCATGATGAATGGCTGCCACTGACTTTCTCACAAACCAACTCGTTGTTTGTTGCACTCGATCCAAGTGGCGAACAAAGTGCACTTGAACTGATGAACGAACATGGGCGAGAGAGAATCATGGCCATCGCCGCGTTGCTGCATGCGATCGCCGATCCTTTTGATCGTGAAGAACAAATCGAACTCACCTCGCTCAATCTCTCGACCGCTGCCTTTATTGATGCCCTGCTTAAGAATGAAAACATGGCCGCTGCCACAACCGAGGAAGAGACGCCTTGGTTGGATAGAGTGAGCGATACTTACCAAGCGATGGCACAAACCCATCAAGTGGCACTACCCGACGGTTGGCAGAAGCGTATTAAAGACAAATGGATCGAGATGCACGCGGTCAAGCAAAGCAATGTACTGCGCGAAGTATTAGATAACTCTTACCCAACCCGCACCTTGGTACTCCGTGGCGAAACGGTTTCAGGAATGAAGAACCCGCAGATTTCGCTACAAATGGGTTCTTATCCTAACGATCCTTTAGCAAACAGCCATTACGACAACCCACTCAAACCCAAACGCCCATTGCTGGTACCAATTACCCCTGTGGGTGAAGAAAAATCGTCGACGGCTATTGAAGGGGCAAATCGTCAATTTGAGTTCCGCGTAACGCTTCGCGATACCGCGCAAGGCTTTGAAACTTGTCAGCCCACGGCGAACGGCGTGTATGTTTACTACGATAAAAACGCCGATCTGACCAAGCCAAGCGCCCATCCGACCGACAATATGCAAGATTTGCTGACCGTGATTGCGTTTGATCCAGACAGCGGTGTCGAGATGCGTTCCTACTTGGGCGCCTTCTGTGAACTGGCGAGAGCTGATATCGACAAGAACCAAGATGGCATCGTCACTGCCGAAGAGTTTCCGCGTTTAAAAGTCTCATTTGAAAACAACGCACACGCCCTGTTGGCTGAACGCAGTGGCTTGATGCATCACGGTGGCGGCCAATACGCCAAACCCGTCAAACAGACCGCGATCGATGAACTGTTTGCCAAGCATACGCCGGAAATGGTGCAGTTGATGAGTAGCATTGTGGCGATGCAAATGGCATCAGCAGAAAATCAGGCACTACCGGCCATCGACAATGCCTCGGACTTTTTCCGCACCGCTGCTCAGTTGCTCGATCTCGACTACAACGCTCAATACCGTATGTACAGTAAAAGCAACATTCTGCCAGAGCCGTTTCAAGTCATCCAACTGCTGAAAAACATCGCCGATGTCGCCCATCATATGGAAGATAACGAGGCCACCATCAACACGCTGTTGACGTGGAGTGCGCAAGCTTTCACTCACCTTAGCCAATTTGCTGCGGACAACCAGATCGCTGCCGACTTAAACACGGCAATCAACGCTGGCAACAGTTGGCTACCCGCCGAGCCAGTGAATGGATTGGAGTCGATTTGCAGCACCGAATTTGCTGAAGACCAAATTCGTGGCATTGCACTTCGTGGACGTGGGGACGATTGGCTCACATTAGAATGGCTGCCGCAAGGAACCAGTGGCTATACCGTCTACTGGGACACCAAGCCGTTTAGTCAACTGAGTGAAGCGACCAATCAGACTAAGAGCGCAACGCACAGAGTGACATTAAATGGTTTAACGCCGTTTACTCGCTACTATTTCCAGATCGCGCACGATGGTACGCCGAGCGCTCAGTTCAATGTTCGAGTTAGCGATGCTGGCCTAACCAATCCTCATCTCTTTGATTCGGATTTTAGCTGTGACCCAATGAGTGGTTATGCACGAAACTCCAACATCGATGGTTACCAATCGCTTTCTTTCCTAAAAGTGGATGCGCAAGGTGAACGTTTGAGTCGACAAGATCTTCCGTATGTTGCAACCCCTCACAGCTGCGCAGTTGAAACCAAAACTGGCCGAACGTGGGCCGTGCCAAATAGCGAGATGGTGGAAGGTGATCGCATTCGTCACTGGTACAGCATCGATAACCGATATCTGCATGGTGACAACCTGGCGGTGACAGACGACCAATACAACGGATTTTGTGTCGCGACCAACGGTGAGGTTTATCGCCAAGACAAAGCACGTCACTGTACGGTAAACCAACTTGTTCAACGCGCCAACGAAGCCAAACTTTGCGGCATCACCGATTGGAGGCTGCCGACCTACGAAGAAACGCTCAATATTATGACTTTGAAAGGCAAGCCTCAGTTGAACTTTGATGATGATTTCTTCCCAAATATTGACGGCAACATGCTGTGGATGAAGCAAGAAAACCCTGATGTTAAAACCCTAGCAAACCTACTTTTCCCAACCAGTTGGAACGCACGAACGCAATTGGAAGGCAAAGAGGTGCCTCACCAGGTGATGCTGGTGAGCGATGGTTTAAAAGTGAATCAGGAATAA